A stretch of Vigna angularis cultivar LongXiaoDou No.4 chromosome 4, ASM1680809v1, whole genome shotgun sequence DNA encodes these proteins:
- the LOC108330390 gene encoding receptor-like protein 3, with the protein MTNHHFKHSILSVFLMPSPSSSSSAYSLYNSYMVSNFMVSIIVPLFLFSLFVVHVSSCSQIDKLSLLAFSGNISTSPPFPSLNWSDSLDCCAWEGITCDGDLRVTHLLLPSRGLTGFISPSLTNLSSLSHLNLSHNRLSGGLQHQLYSLLSHLVVLDLSYNHLSGELPPFGIDNSGKNSSGAAIQELDLSNNFFNGTLPNSLLENLAAAAAGGSLVSLTVSNNSFIGHIPTSLFCINDRNSSSLRFLDYSSNDFDGAIQLGLGACSKLERFRASFNFLSGPILSDLFDVVSLTEISLPLNRLTRTIGDGIVGLTNLTVLELYSNHFTGFIPREIGKLSKLERLLLHVNNLTGSMPPSLMNCVNLVVLNLRVNLLEGNISAFNFSGFLSLTTLDLGNNYFIGGLPPTLYACKSLSAVRFASNQLEGEISPRILELESLSFLSISTNKLRNVTGALTILRGLKNLSTLMLSKNFFNEMIPQDVNIIEPGGFQKLQVLGFGGCNFTGCININK; encoded by the coding sequence ATGACCAACCATCACTTCAAACACTCCATTCTCTCAGTTTTTCTCATgccatcaccatcttcatcttcctctgcaTATTCCCTTTACAATTCTTACATGGTTTCCAACTTCATGGTCTCTATCATAGTCCCCTTATTCCTCTTCTCCTTGTTTGTTGTTCATGTTTCCTCTTGTAGTCAGATTGATAAACTCTCCCTTTTGGCTTTCTCTGGGAACATATCCACCTCTCCACCTTTTCCTTCTCTCAATTGGTCTGATTCTCTTGACTGTTGTGCTTGGGAAGGCATTACTTGTGATGGGGATCTTAGAGTCACACATCTTTTGCTACCTTCTAGAGGCCTCACTGGCTTCATCTCCCCCTCTCTCACAaacctttcttctctctctcaccTTAATCTCTCCCATAACAGATTATCTGGTGGTCTCCAGCACCAGCTTTATTCATTGCTCAGTCACTTGGTGGTTCTTGATTTGAGCTACAATCATCTGTCTGGTGAATTGCCACCTTTTGGGATTGATAACAGTGGCAAAAATAGCAGTGGTGCTGCTATCCAGGAGCTGGATTTGTCCAACAACTTTTTCAACGGGACACTTCCAAATTCTTTGCTCGAGAACTTGGCAGCTGCTGCAGCTGGAGGAAGTTTGGTGTCTTTGACTGTTAGTAATAACAGCTTCATAGGTCATATTCCCACTTCCCTCTTTTGCATTAATGACCGTAACTCCTCCTCTCTCAGATTCTTGGATTATTCCTCCAATGATTTTGATGGTGCCATTCAGCTTGGACTTGGAGCATGTTCCAAGCTGGAGAGATTTAGAGCAAGCTTCAATTTTCTGTCAGGGCCTATTCTAAGTGATCTTTTTGATGTTGTTTCTCTCACAGAAATCTCATTGCCCCTCAATAGACTCACTAGAACAATTGGCGATGGTATAGTTGGCCTTACCAACCTCACAGTTTTGGAGCTCTACTCCAATCATTTCACAGGTTTCATCCCCCGTGAAATTGGTAAACTCTCCAAGTTGGAACGGCTACTCCTTCATGTCAACAATTTGACAGGTAGTATGCCCCCGTCTCTAATGAACTGTGTCAATCTTGTGGTGTTGAATTTAAGGGTCAATCTCTTGGAGGGAAATATCTCTGCATTCAATTTCTCAGGATTCCTCAGCCTTACTACACTTGATCTTGGCAACAATTATTTTATCGGTGGTTTACCACCAACCCTTTATGCATGCAAATCACTTTCAGCTGTGAGGTTTGCATCTAATCAGCTTGAGGGAGAGATTTCTCCCAGGATACTTGAACTAGAGTCTTTGTCTTTCCTATCAATTTCTACTAACAAGTTGAGGAATGTTACTGGGGCTCTGACAATACTCAGGGGGCTCAAAAACCTCAGTACCCTTATGCTCTCCAAGAATTTTTTCAACGAAATGATACCTCAAGATGTGAACATAATAGAGCCAGGTGGATTTCAAAAACTGCAGGTTTTAGGATTTGGTGGTTGTAATTTCACTGgttgtataaatataaataaataa
- the LOC128196212 gene encoding uncharacterized protein LOC128196212 codes for MDDAQPNRSWMYDRCHRGRGALKESFVLGVEEFISKACEQERYRRDGGLRCPCLKCDCTKILHEGVVKVHLYKNGFKPNYFIWEDHGERMLEDDVQNHESWMAVETERGQINQFQTMEDMVHDALRQNESCQASTSNNIEEAPNEETQRFFNSLLDANQPLYEGASDSKLSMCVRLLACKSNWNIPNQCIDFIAKMVMDATPIKSGLPKTYYEAKKCVSKLGLQSQRIDCCVDGCMLFYDNEYGKNDGALLECKFCGKPRYQPRNMGATTTKQVPMKSMFYLPLIPRLQRMYASTQTAGQMTWHYQNMLTNGVLRHPCDGEAWKHFDRVYPDFGTEPRNIRLGLCSDGFNTYVQASNIPYSCWPVIVTPYNLPPEMCMSKPYMFLTCLIPGPFNPKVGIDVYLEPLIDEFKKLWTGVMTYDISRK; via the coding sequence ATGGATGATGCTCAACCAAATCGTTCATGGATGTACGATAGGTGTCATAGAGGAAGAGGTGCTTTGAAAGAGTCTTTTGTATTGGGtgttgaagagtttataagtAAAGCTTGTGAACAAGAACGTTATCGTAGAGACGGGGGTCTTCGATGTCCATGTTTAAAGTGCGATTGTACAAAGATTCTGCACGAAGGAGTTGTGAAGGTTCACCTTTACAAGAACGGTTTCAAgcctaattatttcatttgggaGGATCATGGGGAAAGAATGCTAGAAGATGATGTACAGAATCATGAAAGTTGGATGGCTGTAGAGACGGAACGTGGTCAAATTAACCAATTTCAAACAATGGAAGACATGGTGCATGATGCTCTTAGGCAAAATGAGTCATGTCAAGCATCTACTTCTAATAACATTGAAGAGGCTCCGAATGAAGAAACACAAAGgttttttaattctttgttGGATGCAAACCAACCGTTGTATGAAGGAGCATCAGATTCGAAATTATCAATGTGTGTCAGACTATTAGCTTGCAAGTCAAATTGGAATATTCCTAACCAATGCATagattttattgcaaaaatggtTATGGATGCAACACCCATCAAATCAGGTTTGCCTAAAACTTACTACGAAGCAAAAAAGTGTGTATCAAAGTTGGGATTACAATCGCAGAGGATTGATTGTTGCGTGGATGGTTGCATGCTCttctatgataatgaatatggtaAGAATGATGGTGCGTTGCTTGAATGCAAATTTTGTGGAAAGCCAAGATATCAACCACGTAACATGGGAGCAACTACTACAAAGCAAGTTCCTATGAAATCAATGTTCTATTTGCCATTAATTCCTAGACTACAAAGAATGTATGCCTCAACACAAACTGCAGGACAAATGACTTGGCACTATCAGAACATGTTGACGAATGGTGTTTTGCGTCATCCATGCGATGGAGAGGCTTGGAAGCACTTTGATAGAGTATATCCCGACTTTGGTACCGAGCCACGCAATATACGACTCGGTTTATGCTCTGACGGTTTTAACACATATGTACAGGCATCAAATATACCATATTCATGTTGGCCAGTTATTGTGACCCCTTATAATCTTCCTCCAGAAATGTGCATGTCTAAACCTTACATGTTCTTGACATGTCTCATTCCCGGGCCATTCAATCCAAAGGTTGGCATAGATGTGTACTTAGAGCCCTTGATAGACGAATTCAAGAAGCTGTGGACGGGTGTGATGACATATGATATTTCAAggaaataa